A segment of the Polyodon spathula isolate WHYD16114869_AA chromosome 14, ASM1765450v1, whole genome shotgun sequence genome:
TGCCTCCAAGAAAGTTCACAGTTCACTAAATCAACAAACACACTGTCTAATTTCAATACTGTTCATTTTTCTATAAacctttttcttggcactgtttGGTTGTTTCAGTCATTGCCAGTTTTATGTAGCTAAAAGTCCTTTATTTAATTAGGTGGCATTTTAATCACAGTTAGATTAAAAAGGTTGGGTCTGACACGACTACCGGGTAATCCATTCTAAATCCTCCATTCACAAAGAATTtgattaaaacaatacactggTGCTGTACATTAATGGAATTCAATTCAGAACGGAATGGAAAAGCTGGCAAGGCTAAACAcggttttacctttttttcttttttttagcagtagGTCAGCGAAGGATACTGTACTTGAATGATTATTATTCAATAAAATGAAACCTTTCTGAAGTGAAAATTATTTTAGCCAGTTTTCCActtcttattattatcatttattttcaattgtacAGAATGCCTTTTGGgggaaataagtaaataaataaataattcagtgtcATTCTAATAGTCTGACCTGAACGTAATGACATCCTTGAACTTACTGCAGAGCATTTATTAGTAAACTAACATAACCAATTTAATAGCAAGAAAGAAAACCTAATACTTTACAAGTTTTTACCGTTTTGGGTTACAACATTGAGAGGAGTAGAAATTAATCCTAAAATAATTCCCTAACCATCCTAACCAGGGAATATAAACTTATACTGTTAGGAGCTTTACAGCCAGAAAACGCAGACAACTCAATGGCCTGCAAATTAAATACTATACGCATGTTGATGAAATCTTATAATCTCCAACTTATTTAGTTTAAGACAGAAAATTAAGAACAGGCAACTGAACTGTACCAATATCACAGCTGAGTATTTGAGAGCACAAATTCAGTAGTTTAACTTCAAAAAGTGATCTCTTGCGAGAACAAGCAGAGGATTTCCCACCTTCTTCTTCCGGAGACAGCTCCTCATCCTCTTCCTCGCTgctctcttcctcctcctgcaTGAAAATTTTGGGATCTTTGCCTTCTGCTGCCGCCAGCCTGCAAAATTCAGGATTAGTAAGAGAAACTCAAACGTCACAGCAAGTCAGACGATTCCATACATCCTCCTCTCTGCCATGCCGAGCAGAGCGGGAAATGGAATAATACGGTTTCCAAAGATTATTCAGTACGTTTGCATGGTTTCAAGCAATACAATTTCTTAGCAATTGGAGTAAGTATTCGGAATACAACATTCACATGGAAAAAGGAGTTTCAAAATCTAATCTAGTTTTGCACATGCCCAGGTTTACATGACTGTGAAATCTGATTAGAAAAAGGGATTCGAAACAGGTTATGCAAGGTCAGATTACTAGGCTCAATTTAATTTTTtctatttacaaaactgttcttAATACGATGGTTTAGTAATCAGATTGTAACAGGATTTCATGAGTCAGGTTAAACTCAGGAGGAATCTAATCTGAGTAAATGTGTTCCTCTTAGTCAAATTCCACCAGCTAGGTTAAGATTACCCTTGCACAGATCTAACAAAGAATATATTTTCTTGATTAAATACATATCCAGATGTCAACAAAATTTGCTTTAacgtttaaaaaatgtgtaggtTGTGATCTTCACACATTTGTATCATCCACTCAAGTTCCAAACAAAATAAAGTgagaacatacaacacaaataataaatagtttaaaaaaaaaaaaaatgttgaagccTTCGCTGCCCAGATACAAGACTGAAGGACTGGCTGTATTTCCCATCTCAGTGCTTCTCCATGAAATGACAAAGCAACCCCAGCACTGAAGACAATAGCTCAGGCCTGCTGGGTAAGGTTTCAGGCCAGTCGCTGACAAACCCATCAGAGCCAGTCAGCTGTGTCTGCAGCATCGCTCCAGTTTCAGGTTTTGCTAATAATCGGAGCACAGCAGTGCAGTTTGTCATCTGCATCTCTTTCTGTGCAGCAAACAATAGAAATCAGTTCAAGGCTTTCTTTAGAATGTGTTGAAAGAGCtctgtatatttttgttaacAGCTCTTTTCACAACCATAGAGCTGGTCTTATTATTAGATTTGTAGACTTTCTATCTGCCATCTCATTATTTCCTCACCGTCTATTTTTTCCCCCACAGAGAACACAATTTATTTGTACTATATATTTAGATTCATTTATATAATCCAATTCAAAATGTGTATCAACCTGACCCCATTTATGGTACTTGTGGTTGAAAtggcagcatttattttttcatatttataatCCTTTAAATTGCATTTGCTTTGCCTCCAGGCCTGAACAGTACATCTGCTCCACTAACGTACTCTAACGAGGCATGCTAAAACAATCCCAGAGCTCCAAACCCTTTCTAAGGAGAATATCTGATCATCTTCCATATTTCTCTTTATAAATCAGGGAATAACCTGAAACAATAATAAGTCTTTACAAAGCAAAGGCtttatggtttaaaaaacaagtcTTACAAATACAAACTAGTTTCCAGCATCATAAATTGAAGAATTGAAGCACTGTTTATGATCCATAAATGTTTCCCACGCAGTAATACAACCTACCCCAACCATTACTGTAGCCGACactgtttataaatgaaaaacGCAAGATGCCCACAATGTTTCAGAACATCATGTCCTTGGATCTGTGGGAAACATCCTGGTGCCAGTAATGTGCAACACACAGATGATAATGTACAGTTAAAAACAGTTACTAGCATACGACAGGAGACATCTGTGAATATCAGCGTCTCCACTGTGGAGGGTTTTCTGCATGCTCTTTGCATGGGCcggacttatttattttttgcttcaggTTTTGCAGAATGTTGTTGCATGCAACTTTGTATAAGTACTGCAAAATAGCCACAATAATTATGCTTTGAAACCAAACTGAACCTCAAACAGGTTTCAGAAAATAACCTACTCTTAGACCAGACTTACTTCTGCGCCAAATCATCAGCAGCGATTGCTTCGTTTGATTCCGAATCACTCACAGCCCCTTCGTCATCATCCCCTACCATTCTGTAAAGGATAGATAGAGAGGAGTAGAGCTGTGTGTTACTTATAGGGATACAAGAAAggattatataataaaaaagactGAAAGTGAAGATAATTTGAGGTAAAGGTTTCCAACATCTCTACAGGCAGATATGAATGCACAATATAATTCAATAGGCATgagaaaactaaaatatgtattccaaacCTTACAGATATATACAAAAAACTTAACATACTGGGTAATTGGTCATCTTAATAACGGTAAATTCAATAAATCAAATTTTAACCCATTACACAACATTTCCCTACCAGAACATACTGTATGGTGCTGCAAAGCATTTTATGCACATcaactgctttgtattttgtaacaatgCACTGCAATTGCTACTGCAGCAGGGGAACCCTCAATGGAAGGCTCTGTTTAACATAAGGGTCACAGTCGACGCTCCAATGTaagacaaaaaaatgtattacattacagGTAAAGTTGGACTTACATGCATGAAATGCATGTTATAGCTGTAATGATGGACAAACAAAATTTCAGTAATATCAGTTTAATTATGGCAATTCTCTGTGTCTTGTTACCTGTGGTAAGGTGTGCTGGGCTCATCGATTTTCATCAAGCCATAATCCTTATCTGCGGGGTGGTAGGTAGCCAAGATGTTCATTTCATCCCATTTTTGCGACTTCTTTCTGAAACAAAATTCATAATAGACTACTTTTATATAAGCAAACAAACTCTGAattcaagaaaataaatgcagGAGATCCCAGTTTACATTGCACCAGGATTCTActcttgcaaaaaataaataaataaattaaagcagCAAATAATGCAGAGCTGAATGCTCGGTTTACAGTCAATTCAGGTTTTTGGGACCactgaatgaaaaacaaagcaaaacaaaaccaccacctctatttaaaaaaaaaataaatagcttatTCAGATATCACACATAGCCAGCTGTCCAGTTCAAGGAACACAATTTGAACATCAATCCAAAAAGCCATATTTAATTAGTgcttgttggaaaacatggattgagaattgattagcagtttgctacgcatgtggactagcagagctatactggtgtttttttctgaaaggagactaatattgcagatagcagactgtttggttcaaattgcatgtactgcttacaattgatagagacctcgtttttctacaagtttcttgcccagcattgactgcaagctaaaaagataacaatgctgtggaccagaaggggccaggctgtaagactttggaatgcaaagcataaaggggctaaaagacTCCCaaggactggcgttggacccagaggttcttaGAGAGATCGAaggagataatgccactgggatcaaaggggcagatttatggaccgttttttctccaggagtgtgaagaatgcactgagttcagaggttgtcacactagactacacacacacacacactaaattaacagaataatgtgttgtaccttgaccattggttaagtgtcagagaaaggggaggtggaccatctatacagaagggtatttaatgtcatgcaaacattgtaatgatgagtattctgtttgtcctgtacctgggaccagactccctgcatatttcaataaacctggcaactgattgaagaaaaggactctgtgcattttcttgaatctacttactcaccatctattttgttATGTTACTTCAGTGCTGTGAAAGTGACACGGTACCAAGTAAGTTTCTGTGACAGAGTACATTATCAAAGGATTGCAATTTAGTCTGACCCCATTAGAATAAGAGCATTTTAACAAAGAAGATGACATGCAGTCAACACAGTGAGGTGCGGATCCTGTTACAGATTAGTATCAAAGAATGGCTTTATATTACATGAATTGGATCAGTCTCAGCCACAACAGATTAGCTGTCAAAGACTTCAACCCGTAGGGCTGGCAATCATTTGTCAAATGAGGACCTTGAATATAGAGTACTGTCATCCACTCTGACTCTATGTAAGCAGCCCCAAGCTCAATggtaaaactaaataatacaCTTTAAACATGGGTTTACCATGAATCACCCAATGCAAGAATTACACAGTAAACATAGCTACAGTAGTTGGCAATGCTAGTATCTGGCTTTAAGTTGCCCTAGTTCAACAGTTAAGAACTGATGAACTAGAATGTAAAGTGCATTTCGAGCCAGGGTTCCTACCCAGGAACTCATGCTTTTTAATcactactgtatattatacagaGCAAAAGAACCACAGTCTGATTTCAGGGGATGTCACATCACCCCAGTACAAGGACCAGTTCATTAGCTGagatatatataaacacaatcgAGTCAAGTACCCTTCTATTTGGaacacaatatatttttgtttttaaatatacaatttcagaagcatgttttttttttttgtttgaaagcaGTGACGCAGCACTGCAGGTCAATAACAACGTATCCAGTTGAGTTCCTGACTGCCACCTGCTCCTGAACTGTGCTCCTTTCCGTTTCTCCACACAATAAATCTGCTTCAATCCGGAGCAGCCCAGCCTGAAACTCCCTCTTACTCACCTCCCCGAGGTGACAGGCAAGGAAATACAGCCACTAGCATAAACCCTTTTTTAAAAGATcactatttatttacagtactcgCAAAGGTGTTTACCAACACAATGTTGACTCCTCAGGAGTCAAGGTAATGAAAttatataaatctgtttttttcagaCCACCTGATCGGAAAACACCGTGACCTTTATTTCTCTGTTGTGGGGAACATAATTGGATATAATGGATCATCAGATTGCTCTAATTTTGACCCCATCTGAATATAAAGTACAGGCAGTATCAGTAAGCTTGTAAAACTGCAGTAATAAAAAATGGATGGCAGTACTGTAATGGTGCAGAGAAATGTCACCGCTGTTGTAAGTGCCCAGTAGCTGTAAATCAGATGTCCTGGTAGACAGACATAGCTTGAAAGGAGCATGCCTTTCTAGCgtgtacacacacaaacactgaacaGCACAGACTTTCCCTTTGGAACATTCAATTAGCAACTGCTTTAGTCAAACCAATATCAGGCATTTTAATCTCATTAGTGTTCTCAAACTGTAATCCCACCACCGCACTCCGCCCCACACATGTAAAGCAACTGTCAAACCTTAAGGTTGTGCAATAAAGTGATCATGGCTGGTTCATGGCTGTTTCAAATCGTACAGTTCTAACTGGTTGGTTCACATTCAGTTTACATTCACAGATGCTGTCGCTCATTTGCTAGGCATGTAAACTTCTGTAGTGGCCTACTTTCTTTCAGTGGTTTCTCAAATCCTTTTTGCCAGGTTTCATTTTGTTCAAAACTTTgcttgctgcctgcctgccttcttGTTTGCATGTACTTGTACCTGAGCCAATAGTCCAGTCCTGCTGACTTTACACTGGCTTCCAGTTGCATTGCCCTACCTTGCTGTCTGGTGTTTAACTTCTGTGCACCTCAGTGACTTtcttgtatctgtttatttacacCCCGGGCAGATCTATCATTAATTTATTCTGCCAGCTCCCTTGCTATTCCATCTGTCAGTCTGaaaacaggaggaggaggagcagggttCTTTCGTCACTTTGCACCCAAAGGGTTTTGGGTCTTGCATCCTTGGGTTGATACTCAAAATAATCTGGCTTGGTATATTTGACAAATCCCAATGCATTCGAGAAGGATCTGTTGGCTAAAGGAAGCCCATAGTGTAGTCTGTGAAGCGGGTACTGTTGCTCTACAGAAGGCACAGTTTCTGTGCGATACTAATGTAACTCCTCATTCCTGTGGACTGGAGCTTTGCTCAGCAGTCAGTTGCATGACACTGGACAACATTTTTAGAATGTCGAGACTATTTTTATACAGAGACTTACTTTTGGGATTTGGGAGTACTACTCACTGCTagcatttccttttttctttttttactttaatgcaAGCTTTAACCATATGTAGATCTGAAgtggaaaaacaaaaatcaatcagTAAATGCAACTGGAGAAAAGACTCGATAACTGAAATGAAAACCTGACTGCAGTTTCTCTGAAGTCAGGCGTAATGAATGCTTACAGTATGATTTGAACACAGGACAAAGGGAACCAATATTTATCCCCTGGTTGAAACAAAACCTAAGAGTCAATTGAGTCTTACAGACAACCATATCACCCAGCTTCAAACGCATCAGTATATTGACATTCATCACATCAGTATGACATGCTTCTGCTGCCCCAGTCCATCTTCTCTAGCAAAGTGTGGATTTCTTGCAATACAAAACTATTCGCTGTCAACTCAATAGGCAGGAGAGTCACAGTAGCAAATACTAATACAGCTGTACTATTTTACAAgaacccaaaataataataataagtgtcaTACAATATTTACACCACTGTGATGTAAACAGAGAGCTGGCTACCTGTAAACCATACTGTTTATGATGGTACTGTTATAACCTAGACTCATAATTATAATACTACAATCAACAAAACAGAGCAGAGCTGATAATCGTGTGAGCGCAATCATTCACAGTGTGCTAATAACATCGTGTTGGTGCGTAGCTGCACAACACTGGTCTGTCTGTACACCCCTGGACAAACGTTCAAATAGTTAccggtatttatttttaagaaacacaTTCAGGAAGGCGCtctatatattgtttaaaatagcttGTTCAAACAGAATCCAGTAACAACACGATGGCCACTTtctttatggtattttttttttttatttttaagttacgTTGCCGCACTTACTGCTGGTCCTCTTCGCCGGGTTCTGGAGCCTCTCTCTCCCGTTTCTCTACCGCCGGCTTTTCCTCAGGCTCGGCCTTGGCGCAAGTCCGGTCTCTCTTGTTTTTCAGAATACCTTTAATGGGCTGGGGAGATGCCATTCCACTGCCTCCTTGCTCTCTGCTAGCTCGccctctctctctgctgtgtTATGTCTCCTGTCTTGTGCGGGTTTAATACAGTCAGTACCTAAATTATGAATTCCCAAGTAGCACCGGCGTGTTTCCGTTGTGCCACTTTCCTATTTCTGACACACGCACTCCTAAGTGTTTTGTCGCTGTACTCGCATTTTTTTTCCGCTTTGGAAACTCGCGAGATTCAGCGAGACCGTTTCCATAACAACCAAAAAAACGCCTGCGCTGAACCGGTAGCCATATTAGTAGTGGCAAACTGAGTGTATGTACCATGTGCTCACGGAGTATGTTTTTATGTTGATCGGGACGTGTGATCACCCTAACCCACACACGTGTAACGGCCGTATGGAAGCACTCTGCAATGAATGGCGCTTTATCCAGGTGTAACGCAACAAGCCACTTCTGCAGTACAGCGGGTCTCCTCACATTTTATGTCCGTGTTGCTGATGTCGCTACCCCGGGACAGCAGTTTTAGAGAGCGGGGAGTTTTTTAAAAGtcttggttttattgttgttttaggtTAAGCCCCGTCTGCGATCGTACTTAGCAGCACAGTACTTTGTTCCTTAATTTTTTGTATTGTGAGCTCCCTCCCTTCCCCAGGAGACCTCAGCCTGATTTAAAAAGCTACTGTACCTGCTTCAGTCAGCAGATGGACACTGTGGCTACTGGTTTTCATTTActttagacccttaattgaactggtaatttgcttaattggacctggaaaaaaatgttttcagctgttaaagaGTTCTTCATTTCTTGAACTTTGCAACTGTATAATAgctgaaaacaaaatgatttatctCTACAGAGAGAATACCACGCAATGCATCAAACTATGTAGAAAAGAGACGCCAAGATTAACACACCAAGGCTGTGGGATCAGTAATATCTTCCTGTATTATCTCCTGTGTGTTCTGAACTTCTGAGCTTAAATAAAGCTGTATTTGGTACTGGATCTGTGGGGCTCATCACAGGTGCACAGTGCAAGTTTTTAtctacaaaaaaccaaaaaaaaaaacaagagcttCCAGGGCCCCCTCTTTGTAAAGTTACCCTTCAACCCCACTGAAATGTGAAATGGCACCCCCCATTAACTCCGTGCTGGGAGCTCTTAGTGCATCTGATCTGAGAATTGTCCATCTGCTGACTGAAGCAGGTAAAGTAGCTTTTTAAATCAGCCTGAGGTCTCTCTGGGGAAGGGAGGGAGctcacaatacaaaaaaaaaaaaacaaaaaaaaaaacaaaaaaaaaacagaacaccctAAATCAAAGCTAAAGCTTTAGAAACCTGAGTGCGGAGAATGgcaaataaattaatgaatacaaaaaaaataaaaataataattataataataatgaaattatgGTTTATTTACCAGGGATGATTGCACTGGAGAGATGAAATGGAAAGACAATAGACAAAGCAGTAATCCAATGTATACTGAGCACTGCCAGGGGTCCATGGTATGTGTCAGTGTGGCTGATCCTGCGAGATTGACAGCTCTTGTACACCTGGTACACCCACCATTGCCATTACTGATGTTATGctacaaaatacacacaacaaactttttcacaaaatgtattcaatggTTTATTGTATAGTGgttattacaaaatatagaaTAGAAATATCCTAATCTATAATATTGACAGCGAATGGAAAGCCATATTGGAAAACCCCTGATTAGCAAATGCAGTAATAAACTACTCTTACGTTTGCTGTACTAATTCCTGCTTTGCGCAACTCCAGATCCAGTGATAAGGCACATGTTTGACATCAGTACCATACTAATTGTTACACTGCAGAAAGAGTGAAGTAGATGAACTGCAGCCTTGCTTTAGCCCGCTGTGGTCTGATCATTGTACTACTCTGTCACCACCTCAGGCAGTTTGTGAGGAGGTACTGGTGGTGGCTTCAGTCCTAACACAGCAATGGGTGCTGTTCAGTGAGCTTGTGCTATCAATGCTACTAACtggagcacaaaaaaaaaaaaagacaaatcctGAGATCTGCCAGCAGTTACATGGACAACTGGAGGAGGGTGGCTGGTTGGTGTGTAAAGGGGCATTACCTCCCCAGCAGATAGAGCAGAGCCAGCAGAGTGGCGAGGAGGGTGGTGTGAGAGCGGGTCTGTGCCCCCGAGTTGCGTTCCTTCGGGCACTCAGTGTACGGCTCGATGCAGCCCGCGTATGCCATCACATGGGCGATGTAGTTCTGCTCCTTCACGCCATGGAACAGGTGAGCCATGGGCCCTCTGGCGAGTACAGCCACGTCTTCACCACCGTGAGATTCCGAGCTCAGAGGGACAGCCGCCTGCTGCCTGTACTCTACATCCACTGCGGAGAGGgacaaaaagaaaggaaagaaaaagaaagaaagaaagaagaggtAAATAATAACATATTAGATAGCATTATAATTAAAAGGAAACACAATGTTTTCAAAAGCTTTTGGCAGAACACATCATTGTATGGTTTGTTACCATGGAGAATTACTAACAACCCTTTCTGATTTGTAATCTCTTTTATGCTGaagctgaaaataaaattaagagcAAACAAAAGGGGCAGGGAGGACTCTTTTTCCACCAAGAAATCATAAAGTGTATTATAAAACCTCAGAAAAATGCTAACTGACTTGAAGAAGCAAACGCGACTTTGACCTGCTTGTTACAATCCCAGTACTGTAGAGTAATAACATAGTTAACCTTCACTGAGATAAATAACAGATGAAGAGCAGACTGTCCCATTCCTCATTACAGGGTAGTGCAGATCTGCTGAGAGGGTTACTGATGGAGCAACAGCTCGGCACCTTGGCAACGCATCCAATTTCAAATGGGAGGCCTTTTCAGGTAAGGCATAACACGTTAAATCAGAAGGTGCTACAGAAATGGCAATTAAACTGTGGCAGGTGATGTGTTCCACTGTTAGACTTACTGTAATCAACAGAGGTGATATTCGGTCTAGTTCCGTTCTCAAGGGCATGACCAGGTCCGTTAGCATACAGGATGCTGGTAAAGGGCATGTTGTCCTCGGCTTGCTTGGGTGCTAGACCTGGAATAAAGAGCTGGAGTAAACACAGAAATTCCAGGCACACACAGGAAGCCTAATCATCTGCGCATGTAGGTAAGAAGTTTCGACTTGGTGGGTGCGAAGGGAAGGGGTTTCTTGTCTCAAACTCTCAATGAAAATAATCTATAATGTAGTGCTACAGAGCTCTGTCACAGAATCACATTCTGGAATGAGGAAATCAAAGGCAATGTAGCCAGACTAGCAGCCCAAAGTCGGAAGTGAATTGTGTTTCACATGTCTGCAGTTGTGTTTATCAGTGTTCTTTAACTCAAGCTGGTGGGACTGCCTCTAGTTCAGACGACACTCCCCCACACTTACCGAAGACGGGGTTCCCTCGGCCAGTGCTTCCTCCCAAGGTGAACACGTGGGAGTGGTCGGCTGTGACCACAGTGAGAGTCTCTTGCTCTTCAGTCAGCTCCAAAGCCCTCTTGACTGCTCGGTCGAACATCACCGTCTCCGTCAGCGCCTTCTGAGCTCTGCCCCCGTGGTGTCCGTGATCGATTCTCCCGCTTATACAGGAGAAGAGCGAACAATCAGCACCAGGGCAGAACGCACCCGTATACAAGTCTTCCATAGCACAAGCATGGCAAAGCGTAACAAAGCATAATGAAAGATTGGCATAGTGTAacgaagcacagtgaaagcatggcaaagtggaacaaagaacagtgaaagcatggtaaagtggaacgaatcatagtgaaagcatagcaaagtggaacgaagcatggtgaaagcataaacaagcattgcaaagaccagcaaggtatggtaaagcatataaaaaaaacaaaacatagcaaCCAGGGTAAATGAGGGCAAATGCTTTGTACAGCTATGGGGAAAAAACTACAAGAACACAGatgtaaacttttagaagggcaCAACTGAAGAGTAAACTGTATTACACAGACAATCTGTCACACAACCAAGAATTACTGTTTATCATCAATAAAAAAACCTGTAGGAAAGTAAAAATTGCACTGCAGATATAAGTACAGGATACACAAATGTCAACAAATGATCTGTAGCTCAGATGTCAAGGGGAAGAACATTCTATGGGACTAGATATCGTCAAACAGTTTTTCCCTGTCACAAAGTAAGCCAAAGGAATATTGCCCTTAATTTTCCTCTCCGTCTTTTCAACCAAACAGTCAATGCATTTGGTGCACAATTCAGAATCAATCAGACTTGCCACACATGGTTTCATTTAGCTGTGGTGCACCAACATTCTGTTCCTCAATGGCATCAGAGGTAAACTAGTGTCCGCTAAGCTTTGGAGACATTTTACTCATCTTCCACAAACAGGTAGAATCCATTAGGGTTCTTGCTGAGGATCTGGAT
Coding sequences within it:
- the LOC121327176 gene encoding protein phosphatase inhibitor 2-like isoform X1, whose product is MASPQPIKGILKNKRDRTCAKAEPEEKPAVEKREREAPEPGEEDQQKKSQKWDEMNILATYHPADKDYGLMKIDEPSTPYHRMVGDDDEGAVSDSESNEAIAADDLAQKLAAAEGKDPKIFMQEEEESSEEEDEELSPEEEAKKNEFEMKRKMHYNEGMNIKLARQLIATELQEDEEEEEEDYRDEEMKDETETEDITIDPPQGVIIESQELESQDS
- the LOC121327176 gene encoding protein phosphatase inhibitor 2-like isoform X2 — its product is MASPQPIKGILKNKRDRTCAKAEPEEKPAVEKREREAPEPGEEDQQKKSQKWDEMNILATYHPADKDYGLMKIDEPSTPYHRMVGDDDEGAVSDSESNEAIAADDLAQKLAAAEGKDPKIFMQEEEESSEEEDEELSPEEEAKKNEFEMKRKMHYNEGMNIKLARQLIATELQEDEEEEEEDYRDEEMKDETETEDITIDPPQVIIESQELESQDS
- the LOC121327176 gene encoding protein phosphatase inhibitor 2-like isoform X3 is translated as MASPQPIKGILKNKRDRTCAKAEPEEKPAVEKREREAPEPGEEDQQKKSQKWDEMNILATYHPADKDYGLMKIDEPSTPYHRMVGDDDEGAVSDSESNEAIAADDLAQKLAAAEGKDPKIFMQEEEESSEEEDEELSPEEEAKKNEFEMKRKMHYNEGMNIKLARQLIATELQEDEEEEEEDYRDEEMKDETETEDITIDPPQGDYFCQRIHVS